The Priestia aryabhattai genome contains a region encoding:
- a CDS encoding threonine/serine exporter family protein — protein MHIVEQIITSFIASAAFGIIFNVPRESLLKSGFVGMVGWLIYYLLTFYGVDEIPSTVVSAFFIAIISQIYAKIYRTPIIIFTVAGIIPLVPGGTAYDAMRNFVENNYNEAISLAAKAFMISGSIAIGIVFSEVINQIIRQSKLNAKAKYRP, from the coding sequence ATGCATATCGTAGAGCAGATAATTACAAGTTTTATTGCTTCGGCAGCGTTTGGGATCATTTTTAATGTTCCACGTGAATCATTATTAAAAAGTGGCTTTGTCGGAATGGTTGGCTGGCTCATTTACTATTTGCTGACGTTCTATGGCGTAGATGAAATTCCAAGCACCGTTGTATCGGCCTTCTTTATTGCTATTATTAGTCAAATTTACGCAAAAATTTATCGCACGCCGATCATTATTTTCACCGTAGCAGGTATTATTCCGCTAGTTCCAGGAGGAACAGCATACGATGCCATGCGTAACTTTGTAGAAAATAACTATAATGAAGCGATTAGTCTTGCAGCGAAAGCCTTTATGATTTCAGGTTCAATTGCCATTGGTATTGTATTTTCTGAAGTCATTAACCAAATCATTCGTCAATCTAAATTAAATGCCAAAGCAAAATATCGACCGTAG
- the cydB gene encoding cytochrome d ubiquinol oxidase subunit II, translating to MFSLNEFWYLLVSVLFVGFIFLEGFDFGIGMVSRFLGRNDLERRAFINTIGPFWDANEVWLISAIGAMFAAFPNWYATLLSGSYVLFVLLLLSLIGRGVAFEFRGKVEKQAWKNAWDWVIFFGSLFPPLIFGILFSALMKGLPVESDMQMNAGFSDIVNLYTITGGVTLTMLCLWHGLIFATIRTMDNIRDRSRKVAMKLLPVNALLLLIFSGLTFFETDLFSNHSRLMLYTFFIGIFVYLLAGFFLTRKKDGWAFAMSGLILILSISSIFAGLFPTVLVSSINESYSLTIHNAASGNYSLKIMSYAAIALLPFVLGYQIWSYYVFRKRVDHKEHMEY from the coding sequence ATGTTTTCTCTTAATGAATTCTGGTATTTGCTAGTATCCGTTCTGTTTGTTGGTTTTATCTTCTTAGAAGGCTTTGATTTTGGTATTGGAATGGTGTCTCGTTTTTTAGGAAGAAACGACTTAGAGCGACGAGCTTTTATTAATACAATCGGTCCTTTTTGGGATGCAAATGAAGTTTGGCTAATTTCAGCAATTGGTGCTATGTTTGCCGCTTTTCCAAACTGGTATGCAACGCTATTAAGCGGGTCATATGTTCTTTTTGTTCTTCTTTTGCTTTCGCTTATCGGCCGCGGTGTAGCATTTGAATTTCGAGGAAAAGTTGAAAAACAGGCGTGGAAAAATGCGTGGGATTGGGTTATATTCTTTGGAAGTCTTTTTCCACCGCTCATTTTTGGCATCTTATTTTCAGCGCTAATGAAAGGACTGCCTGTTGAGAGCGACATGCAAATGAATGCCGGATTTTCGGATATTGTTAACCTATATACCATAACAGGCGGCGTGACATTAACAATGCTTTGCTTATGGCACGGCCTCATTTTTGCGACTATCCGTACGATGGACAACATTAGAGATCGTTCACGAAAAGTCGCTATGAAGCTTTTGCCTGTGAATGCCTTGCTGCTTCTTATTTTTTCAGGCCTGACGTTTTTTGAAACAGATTTATTCAGTAATCATAGCCGCTTGATGCTATATACATTTTTTATCGGTATTTTCGTGTATTTACTAGCAGGGTTTTTCCTTACACGTAAAAAAGATGGATGGGCATTTGCTATGTCTGGCTTAATTTTGATTTTATCAATTTCCTCTATATTTGCAGGGTTGTTTCCAACCGTGTTGGTTAGTTCAATCAATGAAAGCTATAGTTTAACCATTCATAATGCAGCATCAGGGAATTATTCCTTAAAAATTATGTCTTATGCAGCTATTGCGTTACTGCCTTTTGTGTTAGGTTATCAAATTTGGAGCTACTACGTTTTTAGAAAACGTGTAGATCATAAGGAGCATATGGAGTACTAA
- the cydD gene encoding thiol reductant ABC exporter subunit CydD, which translates to MGRGLMVYNGIKMVLAMLIGLITIQSVAIIFQAKWLAEVITALFHGESLTSQTKTIALFLSTFIVRQIISFIVKKTAYQFGVKTIQELRLTVMKSIFALGPRFAKNEGTGNLVTLITTGLQKLRAYLELFLPKLAAISVTPWLVLAFVWYHDRLSGIILLVTMPILILFMILLGLAAQKKIDSQWETYHVLSNHFVDSLRGLETLTFLGKSKVHAETIERVSDRYRKATMGTLRIAFLSTFALDFFTMLSVAIVAVMLGLRLVNGSMTLEPALMILLLAPEYFLAIREVGNDYHATLDGKESGDALINIVKQAEKPSAKKEDVPSWTESSELQLRHITVKYDEKHPPSLEDVSLHVKGIKKIGIIGKSGAGKSTLIDILSGFVQFTEGSAEVNGMPIDLRSDAWQQQITYIPQHPFIFNGTVKENIEFYQDRGGSYDYEDALTKAGLLSTIQQMPNKENEMIGDGGRQLSGGQAQRIALARAFLSDRPIIMLDEPTAQVDIETEYELKQDILTMFQEKLFILATHRLHWMKDMDLIVVIEDGKVAEIGNYQELIQKKGAYYQFLHEEEEV; encoded by the coding sequence ATGGGTAGAGGTTTAATGGTTTACAACGGAATAAAAATGGTTCTTGCCATGTTAATAGGGCTTATTACTATTCAAAGTGTAGCCATTATTTTTCAAGCTAAGTGGCTTGCCGAAGTAATTACCGCCCTTTTTCATGGTGAAAGTTTAACTTCGCAGACAAAAACAATCGCATTGTTTTTGTCTACCTTTATTGTTCGTCAGATCATAAGTTTTATAGTGAAAAAAACAGCATATCAATTTGGAGTCAAAACGATTCAGGAACTTCGTTTGACGGTAATGAAAAGCATTTTTGCATTAGGACCGCGCTTTGCCAAAAATGAAGGGACAGGAAACTTAGTGACGCTCATCACAACAGGCCTACAGAAGCTTCGTGCTTATCTCGAGCTGTTTTTACCTAAACTGGCCGCCATTAGCGTTACACCTTGGCTAGTGCTCGCTTTCGTTTGGTATCATGATCGGCTTTCAGGCATTATTTTACTTGTGACCATGCCAATTTTAATTTTATTTATGATTTTGCTTGGACTGGCTGCACAGAAAAAAATAGATAGTCAATGGGAGACATATCATGTGCTGTCCAATCATTTTGTAGATTCGCTTCGAGGGTTAGAAACCTTAACATTTCTCGGGAAAAGTAAGGTACATGCTGAAACGATTGAAAGAGTGAGTGACCGTTATCGAAAAGCGACAATGGGGACGCTCCGAATTGCTTTTTTATCTACGTTTGCTCTTGATTTCTTTACGATGTTATCTGTAGCCATCGTGGCTGTTATGCTTGGTTTGCGGCTGGTGAATGGTTCGATGACATTAGAGCCTGCACTTATGATTTTATTGCTGGCGCCTGAATACTTCCTAGCGATACGAGAAGTCGGAAACGATTACCATGCAACATTGGACGGAAAAGAATCTGGAGATGCATTAATCAATATTGTGAAGCAGGCTGAAAAACCGTCGGCTAAAAAAGAAGATGTTCCTAGTTGGACTGAAAGCAGTGAACTTCAATTACGTCATATCACCGTAAAATATGACGAAAAGCATCCACCTTCTCTTGAAGATGTGTCACTGCATGTTAAAGGAATTAAGAAAATTGGGATCATAGGAAAAAGCGGAGCTGGAAAATCGACGCTTATTGATATACTAAGTGGATTTGTACAATTTACAGAAGGCTCTGCTGAAGTAAACGGCATGCCAATCGATTTACGCTCAGACGCTTGGCAACAGCAGATTACGTATATTCCTCAGCATCCATTTATTTTTAATGGAACAGTGAAAGAAAATATTGAATTTTATCAGGATAGAGGCGGCTCATATGATTATGAAGATGCTTTAACGAAAGCAGGACTTTTATCTACGATTCAACAGATGCCTAATAAGGAAAATGAAATGATAGGGGATGGAGGACGGCAGCTTAGCGGCGGCCAAGCTCAAAGAATTGCCCTAGCTCGAGCATTTCTAAGCGACCGCCCTATTATTATGCTTGATGAACCAACAGCACAAGTGGATATTGAAACGGAGTATGAATTAAAGCAAGATATTTTAACGATGTTCCAAGAGAAGTTATTTATTTTAGCTACGCACCGTCTGCATTGGATGAAAGACATGGACCTAATTGTTGTAATAGAGGACGGAAAGGTTGCAGAAATCGGTAATTATCAAGAACTGATTCAAAAAAAAGGAGCTTACTATCAATTTTTACATGAAGAGGAGGAGGTATGA
- a CDS encoding cytochrome ubiquinol oxidase subunit I, with product MDTVILSRIQFASTTLFHFIFVPLSIGLVFLVAIMETMYVVKKDEQYKKMAKFWGHLFLINFAVGVVTGILQEFQFGMNWSEYSRFVGDVFGAPLAIEALLAFFMESTFLGLWIFGWDRLSKWLHCLCIWLVSLGTIFSAFFILTANSFMQHPVGMELNNGRLEMNDFFKLLTNGQLWVEFPHTILGSFATGAFFITGVSAVMLLKKKHLAFAKKSFQVAIIVGLVSGVGIALSGHEQAGYLVKTQPMKMAASEGLWENSGSPGAWTVTANIQPDEKKNTSEIKIPYLLSFLSYGKFSGSVPGMNELQEQYTAKYGEGNYIPPVRTTFWSFRIMAGLGGVLCALGIWGTHLLSRKKLQESKLFLRIMTIAIAFPFLGSSAGWIMTEIGRQPWVVFGYMKTEDAVSPGVTAGELLFSIVSFSFFYLILAVIMVFLFVKEIKKGPDHDHEEHTKVVSTDPFTKEGYNVFS from the coding sequence ATGGATACAGTCATACTATCACGTATTCAATTTGCATCAACGACGCTGTTTCATTTTATCTTTGTACCGCTGTCTATAGGCCTTGTCTTTTTAGTAGCGATCATGGAAACGATGTACGTAGTAAAAAAAGATGAACAGTATAAAAAGATGGCAAAGTTTTGGGGGCACTTATTCCTGATTAACTTTGCTGTCGGAGTCGTAACAGGTATTTTACAAGAATTTCAGTTTGGCATGAACTGGTCAGAGTACTCACGGTTTGTAGGAGATGTATTCGGTGCGCCGCTTGCTATTGAAGCACTGCTAGCGTTTTTTATGGAGTCCACTTTCCTCGGACTGTGGATTTTCGGGTGGGATCGTTTGTCTAAATGGCTGCACTGTCTATGTATTTGGCTTGTTAGTCTAGGTACTATTTTTTCAGCGTTCTTTATTTTAACGGCTAATTCTTTTATGCAGCATCCGGTCGGAATGGAGCTAAATAATGGCCGTTTAGAAATGAATGACTTCTTTAAATTGTTAACAAACGGTCAGCTTTGGGTTGAATTCCCTCATACAATTTTAGGTTCGTTTGCAACAGGCGCCTTTTTTATTACGGGTGTCAGTGCCGTTATGCTCTTAAAGAAAAAACATTTGGCTTTTGCCAAAAAATCATTTCAAGTTGCTATCATTGTAGGGTTAGTTTCAGGTGTAGGAATTGCGCTATCTGGGCATGAACAGGCTGGATACTTAGTTAAAACACAGCCGATGAAAATGGCCGCAAGTGAAGGATTATGGGAAAACAGCGGAAGTCCAGGAGCCTGGACGGTAACAGCAAATATTCAACCTGATGAAAAGAAAAATACAAGTGAAATCAAAATACCTTATTTATTAAGCTTCTTATCATACGGGAAGTTTTCAGGTTCCGTTCCTGGAATGAACGAGCTGCAGGAGCAGTATACGGCGAAATATGGAGAAGGAAATTATATTCCACCCGTTCGGACAACGTTTTGGAGTTTCCGCATTATGGCTGGTCTAGGTGGCGTATTATGTGCATTAGGCATTTGGGGCACGCACTTGCTTTCTCGTAAAAAACTTCAAGAAAGCAAACTATTTTTACGTATTATGACGATTGCCATTGCCTTTCCGTTCCTTGGAAGCTCGGCAGGTTGGATTATGACAGAGATTGGCCGTCAGCCTTGGGTTGTATTTGGCTATATGAAAACCGAAGATGCCGTGTCTCCTGGTGTAACAGCAGGTGAATTGTTGTTCTCTATCGTTTCGTTTTCGTTTTTTTATTTAATTTTAGCTGTGATTATGGTGTTCTTGTTTGTTAAAGAAATTAAAAAAGGTCCAGATCATGATCACGAAGAACATACAAAAGTAGTATCAACTGATCCGTTTACAAAGGAGGGATACAATGTTTTCTCTTAA
- a CDS encoding LacI family DNA-binding transcriptional regulator, with translation MGRKKVTITEVAKEAGVSLATVSRIFNNKDGKIKISEKTKQKVLEAAAYLGYQTNPFAAALRAQKTGIIGILIRDLKDPFLIELLKKVQQQVQSRGMDVLIGHTDYQETTAERQLNVMMNHWFDGVILLDYVSAQHPFVDVLKQYQTPYVSLTGDDSSALWPIVHVDDAVGMQLAVAHLTDLGHKNIGFVGKAVSGVEHRLSLFHQYVPSANAKFVKEDMNNSDELYQFINELAHHSEPPTALICATDYIALKVIHCAWQNGLHVPADLSVIGFDDITEASEAHPPLTTIRQPMEKMAEKAVNLLLQQIQDQQEIDQVQYKMAPVLVERKTTKRMN, from the coding sequence ATGGGGAGAAAAAAAGTCACGATTACAGAAGTAGCAAAAGAAGCGGGTGTTTCATTAGCTACGGTATCAAGAATCTTCAACAATAAAGACGGTAAAATTAAAATCAGTGAAAAAACAAAACAAAAAGTACTCGAAGCTGCAGCGTATTTAGGGTATCAGACGAATCCATTTGCGGCAGCTCTGCGTGCTCAAAAAACAGGGATTATCGGGATATTAATTAGAGATTTAAAAGATCCGTTTTTAATTGAACTATTAAAAAAGGTACAGCAACAAGTCCAAAGTCGAGGGATGGATGTTCTTATTGGACATACGGATTACCAAGAAACAACGGCTGAGCGTCAATTAAATGTTATGATGAACCATTGGTTTGATGGGGTCATTTTATTAGACTATGTATCGGCTCAGCATCCGTTTGTAGACGTATTAAAACAATATCAAACGCCTTACGTTTCTCTTACAGGAGACGACTCTTCTGCACTTTGGCCGATTGTACATGTAGATGATGCGGTAGGAATGCAATTAGCTGTTGCTCACTTAACGGACCTTGGTCATAAGAATATAGGGTTCGTTGGAAAAGCTGTAAGCGGGGTCGAGCACCGTCTGTCTCTTTTTCATCAGTATGTACCGTCAGCAAACGCAAAGTTTGTAAAAGAAGATATGAATAACTCAGATGAACTATATCAGTTTATAAATGAACTAGCTCATCATTCAGAGCCACCAACTGCGCTTATTTGTGCCACGGATTACATTGCTCTGAAAGTGATCCACTGTGCGTGGCAAAACGGGCTTCACGTTCCAGCAGATTTATCTGTTATAGGGTTTGATGATATTACAGAAGCTAGTGAAGCGCATCCTCCATTAACAACCATTCGTCAACCGATGGAAAAAATGGCTGAAAAAGCAGTAAACCTCTTACTTCAGCAAATTCAGGATCAGCAAGAAATAGATCAGGTACAGTATAAAATGGCACCTGTATTAGTAGAGCGTAAGACCACAAAACGTATGAATTGA
- a CDS encoding threonine/serine exporter family protein, whose amino-acid sequence MTQQKLDKYEIMDVSLLAGKIMLESGAETYRVEDTMMRIAASYGIKKSHSYVTPTGIMFSLETKEPTKTKLIRISERTTDLKKVTMVNSVSRTISQGNISLEEAYEMLQEIEATNVAFPLWVQLVAASISSGCFLIMFQGLWTDFIPAMFSGGLGFLTVVYFHRLIPIRFFAEFTASLVIGLLSALLVASGLGTQIDKIIIGSVMPLVPGLSITNAVRDLMAGHLLSGLSKGAEAFLTAFAIGAGIAIVFTLL is encoded by the coding sequence ATGACACAACAAAAATTAGATAAATATGAAATTATGGACGTTAGCTTACTAGCAGGTAAAATTATGTTAGAAAGCGGAGCAGAAACGTATCGAGTAGAAGACACAATGATGCGGATTGCAGCGTCTTACGGTATAAAAAAATCCCACAGCTATGTGACGCCAACAGGGATTATGTTTTCACTGGAAACGAAAGAACCGACGAAAACGAAGTTAATTCGTATTTCTGAACGAACGACAGATTTAAAAAAAGTAACCATGGTAAATAGCGTCTCAAGAACAATTAGCCAAGGAAACATTTCCCTGGAGGAAGCGTATGAAATGCTACAAGAAATTGAAGCAACGAACGTAGCTTTTCCACTATGGGTTCAACTTGTAGCTGCATCCATTTCTAGCGGATGCTTTTTAATCATGTTTCAAGGTCTATGGACGGACTTTATTCCAGCTATGTTTTCAGGGGGACTAGGATTTTTAACCGTGGTGTATTTCCACCGTCTTATTCCGATTCGCTTTTTTGCTGAGTTTACCGCTTCGTTAGTTATTGGACTTTTATCAGCTCTTTTAGTCGCTTCAGGACTGGGCACACAAATTGATAAAATTATTATTGGATCCGTTATGCCTCTCGTTCCTGGCTTATCCATTACCAATGCAGTGCGAGATTTAATGGCGGGACATTTACTGTCTGGATTATCAAAAGGAGCAGAAGCGTTTCTGACGGCATTCGCTATTGGTGCAGGTATTGCCATTGTATTTACGCTTCTATAG